The sequence TCCAAGCATCCCGCAAGGTGAGCAAACTTATATGTGGACTTTACGTCCACCACAAAGCCCCGGTCGCCGCAGATGGCCACCACGTCGAACTCCTGCTTGCTGCCGGTCTCGGGGTCCTTGATCGACACATTGTGAGTGATG is a genomic window of Acetomicrobium sp. S15 = DSM 107314 containing:
- a CDS encoding carboxyl transferase domain-containing protein; its protein translation is ITHNVSIKDPETGSKQEFDVVAICGDRGFVVDVKSTYKFAHLAGCLDIDASDKASRFIRFCDAFNIPVVTFVDVPGYLPGTAQDMKE